GCGATCGCATAAGGTAGCATGACTAAAAATTGGTAAGGGATATTTGCCCCTAATGCCTGAATTCGCAGTTGTAAAGCTTCTGTAGCCCCAAACAGCAAACAAGCCAAAGCACTACCTACAGGATGCCATCTGCCAAAAATTAATGCTGCGATCGCAATAAATCCTTTACCAGCACTCATCCCCTCGGCAAAAAATCTTACCTGTACCAGAGTTAGATAAGCACCTCCTAAACTCGCAAGACAGCCACTAACTACCACTGCAATATAACGGACAAATGTTACTGAAATTCCAGCCGTGTCAGCAGCTTTCGGAGATTCTCCCACTCCTCGTAATGTCAATCCAAAGCTAGTTTTAAATAAAATGTATGTAGTGAAAATAACTAAGATAAATAATAAATATACTAAAAAATCCTGCTGAAATAGTAGCGGCCCGATCAGAGGAATATTGGCTAAACCAGGAATCATAATTGTCCCAATTCCAGGTAACTGCTGCGTACTACTGCCACTAAACACTAACCGCGCCAAAAACGATGTTAAGCCAGCTGCGACGAGATTAATTGCTAGCCCAGATACCAATTGATCGACACGCAAAGTTACACATAAAAAAGCATGGAGTAATCCGACTAATCCCCCTGCAATTAAGGACGCAAGGATACCAAGCCAGGGATTGCCTATGTAGAAAGTCGCAGCAGCACTAGTGAAAGCGCCTGTAAGCAACATTCCTTCTAAAGCGATATTTAACACCCCAGATCGTTCCGAGTACAATCCTCCAAGGGCTGCAAATGCTAAGGGGACGGCTAGACGTAAAGTAGCTATTAAGTAATCAGAGAAGAAGTTTAGATTATTCATGGAGTTATTTTTTAACGCAGAGGAACGCATGAGGGAAGCGCAAAGTATCGCAGAGTTTTCTCCGTGTTCCTCTGCGTTAAACCTTTGCGCCCCTTTGCGTTTTTACTCTTATTTCTCTTTCGACTGCGAAACTGATAGCAATAAATAACACCATAAACCCCTGAATTACGTAAACCACAGTTATCGGCACACCTGCACTACGCTGCATCACATTTGCACCACTGCGAAGCGCTGCGAAAAACAAAGAAGTTAAAACTACACCGACAACACTACCACGACTTAAAAAAGCGATCGCAATGGCATCAAATCCATAACCTGGTGAAACTTGTTCAAATAGCCGATATTTCAACCCCATCACCTCACAACTTCCAGCCAACCCAGCTAAACCACCCGCAGAAGCCATCACCAGCATAATGGTACGTTCAACAGATATATGGGCATAACGGGCGGCAATCGGGTTAAATCCCACTGCCGTAATTTGATAACCTAGAGGCGATCGCACTAACAATACCCATAAAATAGCTGCGGCAATTAAAGCTAATAAAATCCCAGCATGGGCGAGGCTTTGCGGTAAGATAATCGGCAAACGCGATGTTTTAGCAATTAATGGTGAATAAGGACTAGGCGCACCTGTTGCCATTAATGGATTTTGGACGAGGTAGCTAACTAAATTCACTGCGATATAGTTGAGCAACAATGTAGTAATTACCTCATTCACTCCGCGTATAGCTTTGAGATAACCAGGAATCCAACCCCAAACTGCACCAAAGAAAAATCCTGCCAAAAGTGCTAAGGGGATATGAATCAGCGCAGGTAATCCTTGCACATATAACCCAATTAAAGTACTTCCCAACGCACCCAGATAAATTTGTCCTTCACCACCGACATTAAATTGCCCAGCCCGCAACGCCACTAATACGCCTAAACTAGCGAACAATAGCGGTGTCATTTTGGTGAGGGTGTTACCAAATCCAAAGTAGGTAGAGAGAGATTCTTGAAATAAGATGCTATATGCGGTGATGGGATTTGCCCCAGCAATTAGCATGAGGATAGCACCGACGATGAGCGCGGAGGCGATCGCAATGAGCGGTGATAGTAGGGGTAGCAATCGATTAATTAGTGTCAGCACGAGTCTAAGGCATCATGTGGAAATAACTTGAACAATTTGCTGAATGGTAAGATGATCAGAATGTAACCGAATTAAAGGCTTATATGTCTGATAAGCAGGTAGTAGAAAGCATTCAAGACAAGTACGATTCGTTATCGCCTTATTTGAATGAGAAAACACGGCGTATTTGGGCAGCAATTGAAGCCCGAAGCCTGGGCTGGGGAGGCGTGAGTCAGGTTGCGCTCGCAACTGGACTATCCCGGACTACAATCCATGCTGGGATACGGTTATTGTTAGACGCTTCGGGGGAAAAAACCTCGAATGATGATAGTAATCGAATTCGTTCGTCAGGTGCTGGACGTAAACTACTTGAAGAAAAAGACGCAATGCTGCTATCAGATTTAGAATCGCTGATTGAACCAGTGACACTGGGAGACCCAGAATCTCCTCTAAAATGGACTTCTAAAAGTGTTGTGAAACTGGCTGCGGCATTAAACATTGGGGGACATAGGACTAGTCCTAAAAGTGTTTATAACTTACTTGAATCGCTTGGCTACAGCTTACAATCAAATCGTAAAACCCGTGATGGCTCATCTCATCCAGATAGAGATGATCAGTTTTTACATATTTCCAACCAAGTCTTGCACTTTCAATCCCAGAACGAACCCGTAATTTCAGTTGATACAAAAAAAAAGAATTAATTGGAGATTTTAAAAATTCTGGAACCGAGTGGTGTGAAAAGGAACAGCCAATTGAGGTGAAAATGCATGATTTTGTTGACCCCAAGTTGGGCAAGGCAATTCCCTACGGAATTTATGACTTAACCTCAAATCAAGGATGGGTAAATGTTGGCATTGACCACGATACCGCAGAGTTTGCAGTCGAGTCTATTCGTCATTGGTGGTACTCAATGGGTAAACAAGTTTATCCCAGCAGTGAGCATATAATGATTACGGCTGATTGCGGTGGTAGCAATAGTTATCGCTCACGATTGTGGAAATTGAAGTTACAAGAATTAGCAACTGATACTGGTAAAACTATTCATGTGTGTCATTTTCCTCCAGGCACAAGTAAATGGAATAAGATTGAGCATCGCTTGTTTTGTCACATTACCCAAAACTGGCGAGGCAGACCATTAACTAGCTTGCAAGTTGTGATTAATCTAATTCGCAATACTACCACCACACAAGGATTAGAAGTTGAAGCTAGATTAGATCCAAATCTCTACAAAACGGGAATCAAGGTTACAGACCAAGAGCTTGATACTATCGCAATCGAACGAAATTCTTTTCATGGTGAGTGGAACTATATTATCAAACCCAAAGTAGTCAGTTAATTGTTCAATTTATTTTTACATAACTCCTAACCCAATAGAACGCTTGCACTGAGACATAACTGGGAACATAGAAAATCGCATTTTGAAACTTCCCTAAAGCGATCGCCTTCTCTGCATTTCTCAATGTTATAAGTGTAAGTTCCGAAGTCAGGCAACTTAATCAAATATGGCTTGCCATCTCCTAAAATTAATTTAAGTCAACTTTATGTGGTAGTGTTTCCAGCTTGAAAAATCTGCTCGGCGGTTAAATTCAATTCCGGGAAAGTAGGTGAGATAATGCGATCACTCCCACGGAACTGTCTGACTTGGTATTCGCCCTCAACTAGTGAATAAATCGATATTGTAGGCTCTTTGGAATTGCCAATGAACGATTTGCCTGCCAGAGCTAGGTAATCTACAATCCAATACTCTAGAATACCAACTTCTTCATACACACCACGCTTAGTATAATAGTCAGTACGCCAATTGGTACTAACTACCTCAATCACCAGAGGAATTGATGCGGACTGAGTAACAGTAGATTCCTTTTTCCACAAAGGTTCATTTACGAGATTGGAGCGATTGATTATTAATACATCTGGAGAATAACCGGATTCATTTTCAGGTGGTTTTACGAGTGCTGTTTTTGGTATGAAGTAAGGAAGTTTAAGCCGGTCATATTCGATTGGAATTTTTGTAGCTAAAAATCCTGTGATCTCTTCATGATCGCCCAATGGTTGTGTCATTTCTACAATTACTCCATCATGCAGTTCATATCGCCCCCCGTCAGGTTTCCACTGTACAAATTCTTCAAAGGTTACTAGCTTGGTTTTAGGTAAAGCTTGAGTCATAGAGTCACCTTTATGAATTTTTTCTGTTTTTAGTGTTGTTGCTAATATAACCTGAGTTCGGAATAAGCTGAAACCTTGATTCTGGCGTTAGTTTTGAAAGCCAGAAACCCTTATTATCTTGTCTAAGCCATTAAGATTAAGTCCTTAACCCGAACTGAGGTTAATTAATTAATTCCCCCAGCCATCAACAAACCAATTTCTTCCACCTTCGCCGTAGCTGCATCCAAAATAGCCACAAACTCACCTCTGTAGATTACGGCAATGCGATCGCTCATCGCCATCACTTCTTCTAACTCAGTGGAAATATACAAAATTGCCGCACCGCGATCGCGTTCTGTTAAGATTCGAGACTGGACGGCTATTGTCGCCCCCACATCTAACCCCCTTGTGGGTTGCATAGCGATAATTAAAGCTGGTGTTAGCGCCAGTTCTCGCGCTAACACCACTTTTTGTTGATTTCCTCCCGAAAGCTGACTTACCAAGATATCTTTCCCACTCGCCCGAATGTCAAACTCTTGCATTGCAGCTTGGGCACGATTAGCGATCGCTTCTTGTTGTAACAAAAAACGGCGACAAAATGGCAGATATTTAAAAGCTTTTAAAATCAAGTTTTGGGCGATACTAAATTGCAACACCAATCCCATTGTCTGCCTATCTTCTGGGATGTAGCCTACTGAGGAATGTTTAGGCGTAAACTCAATTTTACCCTGCTTAATAGTCCGCACAAAAGCGATGGCATCAGCTAATTCTCGCTGTCCATTGCCATCGACACCAGCAATTCCTAAAATTTCTCCCGCCCGCAGTTCAAAAGATACATTATTCACAGCAAGAATATTTCTTTCATCAGCAACTTGCAAATTTTGCACCGATAAAATGATTTCTCCTGGTAATGTAGGACTTTTATTTAACTGTAAAGCTACTTCCCGTCCTACCATTAATGTTGCTAACTGCTGAGATGTCGCCGCTTCAGTTGATGTTGTTGCTACTACCTTTCCCTGGCGCAAAACTGTGACTGAATCACAGAGATTCATTACCTCTTCTAATTTATGACTGATAAAAATGATTGTATTGCCCGCAGAGGCCAATTGGCGCAAGATAGCAATTAATGATTCTACTTCTGGCGGTGTCAAAACTGCTGTAGGTTCATCAAGAATCAACAATTTTGCTTGACGGTAGAGAACTTTGAGAATTTCTACCCGTTGTTGTGCCCCAACAGATAAATTTTCAACTTTGGCAGTAGGGTCAATTTCTAATCCATAAGCTTGGGATAAGGCGGCGATTTTTTGCTGTTTATCTTCTAGATTTAGCCGCCAAGTTTTCTCTATCCCTAAGATGATATTTTCTGTGACAGTCAATTTCGGTATAAGCATGAAGTGTTGGTAAATCATGCCAATGCCTAATTTTATTGCCTCATTTGGTGAAGTAATTTTGATGGGTTGTTCTTGGAGATAAATTTCACCAGCATCAGGTTGATAGAGTCCACTAATAATATTCATTAAAGTACTCTTCCCTGCCCCATTTTCGCCTAGTATTGCATGAATGCTTCCAGATGCCACAGAGAGATTTATATTGTCGTTAGCAATAAAAGACCCAAAGCGTTTAGTAATATTGTTTAAGCGTAAATAGTTCATATTCACAAAACTGATAGCTTGTAGTGAAGATTTGCGTCAATTTTACCCCACCCTAACCCTCCCCTTAGAAAGGGAAGGGAACAAGATTTCTTATTTCCCCCCTTTCTAAGGGGGGATTAAGGGGGGGAATTTGATTACGAAAGTTTTTAAGATATCTATATGCTCAACCTATGTTGTTGCTTTCTTCACACAGCGGGTATCCTTACCAGCCTCTTTGCAGTCTTCAAAAACGATTTTTTTATTAACAATCTCTTGTTTTGCATTCAATACCTTTTGCTTTACTGCTTCCGGTATGATTGCTCCGAATTTCCCTAAAAATAATATATCTGGTCTTTCTAAACCAATTGTATATATTTGCCCTTTGATTTGTTTTTGTTTGGCTAATTCTGCTATGTAAGCTATGGCTAAATCTAAGCGTTTGACAGCGCTGGTTAAGACAGCTTTTGGTGCAACATCTAATTGATCTTTGGTATTACCAAAAGCATATACTCCTTTTTCACCTGCTGTTTGTAAGACTGCGGCTGAAGCATTATCTAACCATTGATAGATGACATCAGCACCGGAAGAAACTAAGGCAAGAGTTGCTTCCTTAGCTTTGGCAACATCATCCCAATCACCTGTAAAAGTAGAAGTAATTTTGATATTTGGTTTAACAGACTTTGCCCCTAATTCAAATCCCCGCAGTTCTCCCTCGGTAGCGGGAAACTTCTCTCCAGCAATATAAGCTAATTTATTAGATTTAGTGAGAGAAGCACCGATAACACCACACAAATAACTAGCTTGTAGGTGATCTATTCGTAAAGAAGCAATATTCTCACCCTTGAGATTACCATTTACTCCCACAAAAAATGTGTTGGGGAACTGTGAAGCGACTTGTTCAATTGCGGCATCAAATTGTCCGCCATGCGCGAAGATCAGATTGTAGCCTTTACGAGCAAAATCTGTTAATACTTCTGTTTGATCTGCTTGTGCTACCTTTTCTACATAGGCGGTTTCTGCACCTAGCTTTTGTTTTGCTAGATTGATTCCTTCATAACCAGATTGATTCCAGCCTTTGTCGGTAATCGTACCAGGGAGAGCGATCGCTATTTTAAACCCTTCAGTACCACCTGTTGTTGTCGCTGTTGGTGTCGTCGGCTTATTACTGCAAGCTTGTACCACTAAGCTGGTAGCAAACGCGGCTGAACTAAACAAGATAAATTCACGCCGACTAAAGTTTGTTGTCATACCTCGCCTTCAGATAAATAGTTATTTGAGTTATTTCAACACTCTAAAGTCGTAAGTGGTATTTTGGAAGCAATTTCTCCCGAATTTCTAAATTCAGCAAAATTACAGCATTATCTTGACTGTTTAGAGACAGCAGTAATTTATACAATAAATTTCTATTTTCCTTGAGTACCAGTAATTCATACTGTAACTTTAAGAAGTCGTGATTATGATTCTGATTGATTGGCTGATAATTTACTGTGGAAAATATTTTTTATAATTCACTATCCGTAAAGGAAACTATGGATGGTAAAAATCTTTGATGAGATGGAGAAAATTCTAATCTTGCTGCACAATCATCTATTTGTGATACTTCTAATTCAATTGTTTGTTCATTTTCTTCATCAAAAACCAATTGAATTTGATAATTTGTCCAAAATTGTTCGCCTAGTTCATCTTCTAAAGCTAAAAGTAGTTCTTCTTCATCACCCCATATATTCGACCAAAGGACTATTCTATTAGCCCGAAAATGATTTTGACCTGTTGTATCTCCAATTACAAAATATGCTTCGACCCTTAAATTAAATTCTAAATCATCGACCTCTGCATCTGTGATATTACAGTTAACTATTATTAAGCTATCTGGGTTAACGTTTACTAACTCCTCTTGACGTTTTAATAATTCTTCAAATACGAAATTCGGCAATAACTGGGAACTCTCTTCAAGTACTTGCTTTTGAGTTTCTGGTGAATAACGAGTTTTTAATTCTTGGGTGATTAAATTTAAAATATCTTTACTTGCTACATTGGCAACTATCTTTTTATTTGCAGGGTTAAGGAAGCATCCTTGATTAAGCTCAATGCGCTTTTTTATTGTCATAGTTCTCTAAAGTACTTTTACTGCGATCGTATCATCTATAAATCAAATTAAAATTTGGTCGCATCATTTTAAGAAGTGCCGCAGCTTGTTTGATTAAAGCATTAGCATCAAAGCTATAGCCGACACAGGCATAAACCCCACCTTGTAGAACTTGTCTGATTGCTTCCTAAGTAAGTAAACCACTGGCGACATTTAGATCCAATACTAAGTAAGTGATAACATTGTAATTGAGCGAAAGTGAAAATGCGATCGCGCACAGATGCTAGTTATGTTGCGATTTGGTATTTATAACGTTGGGTTGATGGTTACTAAAAGAATACTATGGTATTTTCCTGGTGCTATGGGAGCCAATACATAAACACGCATTAAACCGCCATCTGTTGTTAACTCGACATTGCACTTAGTGATTTGCACTTTTTTGACTCCGTGTTATGCTTGCTGTCATTAGAGCAGCCTACTGTCGCCAGGCATTTATCCGCATTTACAAAATACCCGAACTTTTTACAGCATCTGTTTACTTTCAATCCACAAATTGGTGTTTTTGTCCCATCAGTGCGATCGGTTAATATGCATAGTGAAAGTTTGTTACGATTATCTTAATATTTAATAAATAAGTATTAAATATTATAAAATAAGTAATTTGGCTATTTAGATCATCCATGATATGAATCAAAAAAATATTCTTACTTGGGGTGATGTAGCTTACGCTTCCCGAATTGCGACTGGAGGCTCAAAGCAGGAATGGGAGGCTTTAGAACTGATTTGGCAAGCATGGGAAATAATAATCTACACCGGACTTGCAACTTATTCTAATAAACGTGAGCTTTTGCTAGTAGTTATAAGATTTTTTGCTATTGTAAGTTTTTACCTGGAATTTTTTAATGATTATTATTGGGAATACTATATTAATAATTACAGTAGAGAGTGGCTTAAAGGTATTCACATAATTCCCGATTACAATGAATATATAATCGACTGTGTAAATGGTTTATGCTGTCCTATACTGCCAAAATCCGAACCAAATAATCTACTTTTGTACTTTGTCGAGAATGCTTTACAGCAAGTAATGCAAGTACCGATGGATAGCCTAAATAGTGACTCAATGATATTTAAATCTGTATGGGAAATTAGTCACCAGCAGTTTCAATTAGATGGAGATATATATGAGTTGCAGAGAAGAGAAGCTGAACTAATTAGTGAGAGTATATTTTTGGATAAGATCATAAACTTAGCCGAAATACATGAGAATTATAATCAAAACAATGAATTTATTAGAGATGAAGCTGCAATCATAGAAATATTTTTTGACGAAGATAATACAGACTTAGAATGGATGAAATGCACAAATCATATAGATTTTCAAAAATCTCAAGAAGTTATAGATGCTACTAATAAATTTATAGCTTTTTTTTCCTGTTATCAAATAAAGCCTAACTTTTCTCTGAAGCATTGTTCTGAAATAATTGGGTTTAATGAAACAGATTTAAAACGGTGGATACGTACAATTAATCGCAAAAAACAAATAATTTTAAGCGGTTCACCTGGAACAGGAAAAACCTTTATTGCTAAACACCTTGCAGAACATTTAATAGGTGGTAGTGATGGCTTCTCAGAACTTCTGCAATTTCACCCCACATACTCTTATGAAGACTTTATTCAAGGTATACGTCCTCAAAGCCAAGATGGACAATTAACATACCCTTTGGTTCCAGGCCGTTTTCTAAAATTCTGCAAAGAAGCAGAGTACCATCAAGGAACTTGCGTTTTAATTATCGATGAAATAAACCGTGCTAATCTCGCACAAGTTTTTGGCGAACTAATGTACTTACTTGAGTACCGAAATAGAGAAATTCCACTAGCTGGTGGTAACACCTTTCGCATTCCAGAAAATGTCCGCATTATTGGCACGATGAATACAGCAGATAGGTCTATTGCCAATATAGATCATGCGCTACGCCGCCGCTTTGCATTTATCGAACTTCGTCCAAATTATGATGTCCTGCGACGTTATCACCAAAAAAGAGGTTTTGCAGTAGAAGGATTAATTAATATTTTACAGCAATTAAATCAGGCGATTGCAGATAAAAATTACGAAATTGGTATTTCATTCTTCTTAACAGACAACCTACGTGAAGATATGGATGATATATGGCCTATGGAAATTGAACCATATTTAGAAGAGTACTTTTTTAATCAGCTAGCAAAAGTAGATGAGTTTCGCTGGGATAAAATAAAAGATAAACTATGGATATAAACCCAGCACAACCAAGAATTA
The Nostoc punctiforme PCC 73102 genome window above contains:
- a CDS encoding ABC transporter permease, producing MNNLNFFSDYLIATLRLAVPLAFAALGGLYSERSGVLNIALEGMLLTGAFTSAAATFYIGNPWLGILASLIAGGLVGLLHAFLCVTLRVDQLVSGLAINLVAAGLTSFLARLVFSGSSTQQLPGIGTIMIPGLANIPLIGPLLFQQDFLVYLLFILVIFTTYILFKTSFGLTLRGVGESPKAADTAGISVTFVRYIAVVVSGCLASLGGAYLTLVQVRFFAEGMSAGKGFIAIAALIFGRWHPVGSALACLLFGATEALQLRIQALGANIPYQFLVMLPYAIALLALVGLAGKSTPPKALGTPYFGENRHSD
- a CDS encoding ABC transporter permease translates to MLTLINRLLPLLSPLIAIASALIVGAILMLIAGANPITAYSILFQESLSTYFGFGNTLTKMTPLLFASLGVLVALRAGQFNVGGEGQIYLGALGSTLIGLYVQGLPALIHIPLALLAGFFFGAVWGWIPGYLKAIRGVNEVITTLLLNYIAVNLVSYLVQNPLMATGAPSPYSPLIAKTSRLPIILPQSLAHAGILLALIAAAILWVLLVRSPLGYQITAVGFNPIAARYAHISVERTIMLVMASAGGLAGLAGSCEVMGLKYRLFEQVSPGYGFDAIAIAFLSRGSVVGVVLTSLFFAALRSGANVMQRSAGVPITVVYVIQGFMVLFIAISFAVEREIRVKTQRGAKV
- a CDS encoding ISAzo13-like element ISNpu10 family transposase (programmed frameshift) gives rise to the protein MSDKQVVESIQDKYDSLSPYLNEKTRRIWAAIEARSLGWGGVSQVALATGLSRTTIHAGIRLLLDASGEKTSNDDSNRIRSSGAGRKLLEEKDAMLLSDLESLIEPVTLGDPESPLKWTSKSVVKLAAALNIGGHRTSPKSVYNLLESLGYSLQSNRKTRDGSSHPDRDDQFLHISNQVLHFQSQNEPVISVDNKKKELIGDFKNSGTEWCEKEQPIEVKMHDFVDPKLGKAIPYGIYDLTSNQGWVNVGIDHDTAEFAVESIRHWWYSMGKQVYPSSEHIMITADCGGSNSYRSRLWKLKLQELATDTGKTIHVCHFPPGTSKWNKIEHRLFCHITQNWRGRPLTSLQVVINLIRNTTTTQGLEVEARLDPNLYKTGIKVTDQELDTIAIERNSFHGEWNYIIKPKVVS
- a CDS encoding Uma2 family endonuclease encodes the protein MTQALPKTKLVTFEEFVQWKPDGGRYELHDGVIVEMTQPLGDHEEITGFLATKIPIEYDRLKLPYFIPKTALVKPPENESGYSPDVLIINRSNLVNEPLWKKESTVTQSASIPLVIEVVSTNWRTDYYTKRGVYEEVGILEYWIVDYLALAGKSFIGNSKEPTISIYSLVEGEYQVRQFRGSDRIISPTFPELNLTAEQIFQAGNTTT
- a CDS encoding ABC transporter ATP-binding protein; this translates as MNYLRLNNITKRFGSFIANDNINLSVASGSIHAILGENGAGKSTLMNIISGLYQPDAGEIYLQEQPIKITSPNEAIKLGIGMIYQHFMLIPKLTVTENIILGIEKTWRLNLEDKQQKIAALSQAYGLEIDPTAKVENLSVGAQQRVEILKVLYRQAKLLILDEPTAVLTPPEVESLIAILRQLASAGNTIIFISHKLEEVMNLCDSVTVLRQGKVVATTSTEAATSQQLATLMVGREVALQLNKSPTLPGEIILSVQNLQVADERNILAVNNVSFELRAGEILGIAGVDGNGQRELADAIAFVRTIKQGKIEFTPKHSSVGYIPEDRQTMGLVLQFSIAQNLILKAFKYLPFCRRFLLQQEAIANRAQAAMQEFDIRASGKDILVSQLSGGNQQKVVLARELALTPALIIAMQPTRGLDVGATIAVQSRILTERDRGAAILYISTELEEVMAMSDRIAVIYRGEFVAILDAATAKVEEIGLLMAGGIN
- a CDS encoding BMP family protein, which encodes MTTNFSRREFILFSSAAFATSLVVQACSNKPTTPTATTTGGTEGFKIAIALPGTITDKGWNQSGYEGINLAKQKLGAETAYVEKVAQADQTEVLTDFARKGYNLIFAHGGQFDAAIEQVASQFPNTFFVGVNGNLKGENIASLRIDHLQASYLCGVIGASLTKSNKLAYIAGEKFPATEGELRGFELGAKSVKPNIKITSTFTGDWDDVAKAKEATLALVSSGADVIYQWLDNASAAVLQTAGEKGVYAFGNTKDQLDVAPKAVLTSAVKRLDLAIAYIAELAKQKQIKGQIYTIGLERPDILFLGKFGAIIPEAVKQKVLNAKQEIVNKKIVFEDCKEAGKDTRCVKKATT
- a CDS encoding McrB family protein: MNQKNILTWGDVAYASRIATGGSKQEWEALELIWQAWEIIIYTGLATYSNKRELLLVVIRFFAIVSFYLEFFNDYYWEYYINNYSREWLKGIHIIPDYNEYIIDCVNGLCCPILPKSEPNNLLLYFVENALQQVMQVPMDSLNSDSMIFKSVWEISHQQFQLDGDIYELQRREAELISESIFLDKIINLAEIHENYNQNNEFIRDEAAIIEIFFDEDNTDLEWMKCTNHIDFQKSQEVIDATNKFIAFFSCYQIKPNFSLKHCSEIIGFNETDLKRWIRTINRKKQIILSGSPGTGKTFIAKHLAEHLIGGSDGFSELLQFHPTYSYEDFIQGIRPQSQDGQLTYPLVPGRFLKFCKEAEYHQGTCVLIIDEINRANLAQVFGELMYLLEYRNREIPLAGGNTFRIPENVRIIGTMNTADRSIANIDHALRRRFAFIELRPNYDVLRRYHQKRGFAVEGLINILQQLNQAIADKNYEIGISFFLTDNLREDMDDIWPMEIEPYLEEYFFNQLAKVDEFRWDKIKDKLWI